The DNA sequence TATTTTATCGATGacccaaaaaaatagaaaaaaagaaaggccCAACTTCTCAACAAAGCACTTACTGAGAAGtgcaacaatttttttcgacCCACCTAAACTTGACTACATTAAAAATCGGTAATTTAATGAGCACGCCACCATTGCCATTAATCAGCAATCATATAAATATccttaattattatgattacaACAAAAGGagctatttaattttaatgttcCAATTATGTATCTACATTTTTGGTTGGTTGCATTTAAATCTTACAGTTGAGGAGTACTTGTTCATCATCCATCAAAGTTTAATACTTTAACCCAAACTCCAGCTTCATACTTACAGTTCAGATGGTAACATATGTCGCAGTCGGGAGaccaatttttatgaaattttatattttgattataaaactTGGTACCTTTTAGCTTATTTTAAGGTGCTTAGGAAATTAAGATAAAGACATACGACGTAGTGACAACAACTTCAAATAAGATCCCTCTAATTGTGGGTCAAcgttatgaaatataatacgAAATggtatattattgtattattataagagattctgatttatttaatttacgaTAATCCTTTGAAAATCATCAATATGATTGAGTTAATATCACTTTTTTTCACTAACGAAAATGTATTGAGTTCAAACTCAGATGCCCTCATTCCATCTACATTGTAATAAAATACGTGAAGACTTTTTGAGGATTTTCATAAGGAGAGCTCTCTAGTTGAAAATATCACTAAGATTATTATTTCgaacaaatgaatttttatttttctatatatattatgtatcttaatttatatattcatgaaaagtaaaacaaaatatagagGATCCAAAAATGGACTAACCTACCACCCCCCCTTCTTTTTCCAAAAGGAGTCGCACGACCGTCTCTTTTAGACATAGGAAAGTAGTCATTACTTTCTACTACAATTTGTTTTGGCTCCCACAGAAACTCAATCCTCAAACATCATTACCACcctctttcttttaaaatgGCGGTAAGGAAGAAAGTGAAAGATGGTGAAAATTTACAACTATAAAGGAAATCCCACCtcctcttttccttttctcccATAATGGAACCCcccaattattaaatttgggATGAGAAATTTTTACACTTATTACATTGATGTGATGTGTATCCGCACATGGCCAGTGATTATATTCCTGTGCAAGGTATTGTCTTCTTGAATTGATAATTACAgctttatcataaaaaaagtcACCCATACGTATTAGAAAGGAACTCTTAAACTTATAAATCGTGCGAGTCCCTCTCATCTTTTATCGATGTGAAATGCATACACAGACAAATATTGCCTGAATCATCGtcacttttttaaattttgaattatatgttGATCATATAACATGTGTAATATACCTTTGCTCCGATCTGGACCAACATTTCCCCTCACAAAACTTTGCAAGCTGcatattgttttttcttattttaatcttACAGTCgtgaaaatagagaaagctgcCATAAAAGGCATCTAGAAAGGGAGAAAGTAGAGGAGGAGTTGGTGACTAAATTCCAGGCTCTTGCAGGAGCCATTTATGggtaaaatttgtacaaagCTCATTTGGTAATGCGGCAGGGTGGTAGATACGAGTAGTTCCAAGATTTGGAAGTGCAACTGAAAACACGACTTTGCTGATAAGAAACTCAAAGTGTGGCATGTTTCTATTGCAGCCAACTGCAAGCAACCATTCTGAGAATGGACTTCACCCAAGTTCCAAACGATCTTTCGGCGCTCCTAATGTGATCTTGTCCCCTATCAAGCCAATGAAACCTTgtaaaatttgacaatttaaTATGGgagatattgcaaatgaataaattaattactccttatgaaaaaaataaattatagcaattcattttcttatttttgttttaaagtacaacaatttacttttctatactttttaaaataaagtttacttttctatcaaaaaaggtaaattgcttcattttaaaaaaatataggaggtaaattgttatattttttttatagtggataatttgctcatttacaatattatagagggataaattgttatttactcatttaatgtatatatatgtcacgtacgtaatatatatacattgtatatttatatatttcaaaaaagaaattgtacatgcaacatgcatataataagaGAAAGATCCGTGTTAAGTAATGGAAAACTAATTTCTTGGACTAAAGTTGGTGGTACtcaattatcttatataataGCAAAGTTTTATCCCGTGAACAGTAGGAGTATTTAATGTTGTCCAAAAACATTGAGTGGTGAGATCTATATTTGGTAGGATGATGGAGCAGATCTTAGGCAGTGTAGAATGTGGCATCCCATGTTAATAAAGGGAAAATAAGACAATAATCTAAGAGCCCTTTTGTGAAGTCAATAGTATAAGATATATGTGTTTGGGAAGAACAGATACTGCAAAATTCTTGACTCCATCTTTCTGTCACCTAGCAAAGATGCTATTCCTCGCTtctcttaattattaatttatgaagtttagttttatttttttgtttatccaAATGAGTGTCGCATCGCATTAATAGCAATTTTATTGAAGTGATATCCCCAGAACAATAAATTACGGTATCATCTTGGTCTGAACGGAGTATTTTGGTGAGGAAGTTTGGTTTTCTTGGcgtatttgtttttttacaaTAAGCTCACATGGGCGCTCGTATGCCATAAAATCTATTAGTGAACTCttattccttttctctctcttgcttTCTCTCTCTTAAGTTCTCCTTTTCactctctcctttttcttgtattaGTGAAACAGAGATGTGGGTTCATTGTAAGACATGATGAGCTTCCAGGGTTTTGATCTCCTCCACTTATGGCGGTGGAGAATTCTTGGtattcttcttctgcttggggCTCGGGTTCTCGGGCTCAACAATGACGGGCTGCTCTTGATGTCTTTCAAGTACAGTGTTCTGAGCGATCCGTTTGGAGTTCTGCAGGGCTGGAATTACAATGATGAGACGCCGTGTTCGTGGAACGGAGTCACCTGCGGGACTCCGGGCTCCGACGACGCTTATTTTCGCGTCACGGGGCTGTCTCTTCCTGATTCCGGGCTTCTGGGTTCAGTCCCTGCAACTCTTGGCATGATTGAGCATCTCAGGAGCCTTAACCTTTCCAACAATTCCATTAATGGTTCCATTCCTCCCTCGCTATTTAATGCTTCGAAGCTTcaagttcttgatttttcaaacaacttGATCTCCGGAGGCCTGCCGGAGCTTGTAGGGAACTTGAAAAATCTTCAGGTTCTTAATCTTTCAGACAATGCCCTGGCGGGGAACCTGCCTGGAAATTTGACCACCCTTCAGAATTTAACAGCCGTTTCTTTGAAGAGTAATTACTTCTTCGGTTCACTTCCTGGTGGGTTCAATTCAGTTCGAGTTTTAGATCTGTCTTCCAATTTGATGAACGGGTCATTGCCGCCAGATTTCGGCGGCGGTAATCTAGCCTACTTGAACGTCTCCTTCAACAGACTCTCTGGAGAAATCCCACCGGAATTTGCTGCGAAAATCCCGGCAAATGCAACCGTAGATCTTGCATTCAACAACCTGACAGGTCCAATTCCCGACTCTAATCTCTTCTTCAACCAGGCAACCAAATCCTACTCCGGCAACACCGAGTTATGCGGCAAACCACTGAAAAACCTGTGTCCAATTCCATCTTCAATCGCAACTCTACCCAACGCTTCAGTACAAGAATCTCCACCAGCAATCGCCGCCATACCAAAAACCATAGATTCCAACCCCGCGACCGCAGGAAACCCGCCTCAAGTAAAAAGAACCGGGCTGAGGACTGGAACAATTCTGGGAATCGTCATCGGGGACGTCGCAGGAGTCGCAGTCCTGGTACTGCTTTTCGTGTACGTTTACCACctgaagaaaaggaaaacctTAAACAACGCTGTCAGAAAGCAAGCAGAAAGCGCGAAAGACTTCGACTGGGCCTCGTCCGCAGCATCCTCGGAAGAATACAACTGGCTGAGAAGCTGGACCTGTTTAAAGAAACAAAGACACGCCGCCGACGACGACGGCGGAGAAAGCACCTCGGACTCCACGAGCTCCGAGAGCGAAGACACTGAAATTTCG is a window from the Sesamum indicum cultivar Zhongzhi No. 13 linkage group LG15, S_indicum_v1.0, whole genome shotgun sequence genome containing:
- the LOC105177583 gene encoding probable LRR receptor-like serine/threonine-protein kinase At4g37250, with the translated sequence MMSFQGFDLLHLWRWRILGILLLLGARVLGLNNDGLLLMSFKYSVLSDPFGVLQGWNYNDETPCSWNGVTCGTPGSDDAYFRVTGLSLPDSGLLGSVPATLGMIEHLRSLNLSNNSINGSIPPSLFNASKLQVLDFSNNLISGGLPELVGNLKNLQVLNLSDNALAGNLPGNLTTLQNLTAVSLKSNYFFGSLPGGFNSVRVLDLSSNLMNGSLPPDFGGGNLAYLNVSFNRLSGEIPPEFAAKIPANATVDLAFNNLTGPIPDSNLFFNQATKSYSGNTELCGKPLKNLCPIPSSIATLPNASVQESPPAIAAIPKTIDSNPATAGNPPQVKRTGLRTGTILGIVIGDVAGVAVLVLLFVYVYHLKKRKTLNNAVRKQAESAKDFDWASSAASSEEYNWLRSWTCLKKQRHAADDDGGESTSDSTSSESEDTEISHKNQEMRQKNGALVTVDGEKQLELETLLKASAYILGASGSSIMYKAVLDDGTTLAVRRIGENGVERFRDFENQVRVIAKLVHPNLVRIRGFYWGTDEKLIIYDFVPNGSLANARYRKAGSSPCHLPWEMRLKIAKGVARGLCYIHEKRHVHGNLKPSNILLGPDMEPKIGDFGLERLVAGDNSSKAGGSARNFGSKRSTASRDSFQDYSIGPTPSPSPSIIGVSPYHAPESLRSLKPNPKWDVFSFGVVLLELLTGKVIVSDETGPALAIGASMSADEDKGKILRMADMAIRADVEGKEEALLALLRLGYGCISAVPQKRPSIKEVLQALERFPSSSFSSSYYYGH